CGCCGAAAGCAGCGGATAGTCGGTAAATGAAAACGACTTCGGTTCGTCATACGCATCGCATCCAATCAGTGGGAGCGCTTTGAATACCCATTCGTCCTCGAGTTCATCACCGTCGTTCTCATCGGGTACACCGGCCTCTCGTGCGGCCGTCTCTGATTCGTAGACAACTGGAGCCTCCCCCTTCTGACAGTAGATAATGTGGACGTCGGCCTCGGGATCGACTCGTCCGATGAGTATCGAATTCCCGTACTGGTCTACTCGATTCCCGTAATACGCACTGACGACAACTGGTCGCTCCTCGTCACGAGCGACTTTCCGCATTCGTCGAACTTCTTGGTACGCTCGAGATCGTCCATCATTCCCGTAGTCGGTCTCGTCAGTACTCGGAGAGTCGTCCCAATTGATCGCAACGTAGTGATTCTCCCGGACCCATCGAACGTGATCTGTCGTTCCACCGAGCTTGTGCCGAGCAAACATCGTTCGAACATCGTGACTCCGACCCATGTTCTGTCGTTTGAAGCCTATACAATCAATCCACTGATGTCTTAGAGATATGTCTCTAGTTCCGATATACAGAAAGCGAAACTAGACTTTGAGACAGATTTCTCAATCTTGTTTGTGGTTAACATTCATATGGGTGTAGTATCAATATCGCTATGAATGCCTCAATTGAAAGTTGGTGCGATTTTCGAGGCATCGATCGAATCAGTAATTCTGGGAACGCTGTCATCGAAGGTGACTCGAAGGGCTCATTTGCCTTACTCAGGTCAGGGTCCTGGGACGAAGGCGATACAGTGGCAGTAAAGATTTCCTCGAAGAACGGTAGTACGTACACCGCAGTTCCGATGTACGAGGAAGCTGGCGCGAGCGCACCCCCGCTGCATCACGACGGTGCAGGCGCGGGACAGACTCGGAGTGTGAACGACGCGTTTGCCTCACTCGAGGACCGAGAATTCGATCCGAAAACTCACGGCGCGCCCGAACTCGGAAAAGACTACACGCCGCCCAAGTCGAAGCGATCCTCGAGATCGAATTCGGAGAAGTCACTCAGAGATATCGCACAAAGCCTGGACGAGACGGAATTCACCGAGAAATAGCAGCCCGATTAGTCCTCACACATTGGCAGCTGACAAGAATGTTTTCCCGAGATCGTCTATAACCTGAGATACACCCAGAGCGGAATCTGAATGATTGGTTTGGCTCCGTCATCAACGACAGAAATTCCATCGTCTAGCGATTCTCGAGCGTTCGTCAGTACCACGCCAAACGCTGGTTCGCCATCAAGCACAGACGTTCCGCCATCGTCGAGTGTTCCGGCATACTGCTCATCCTGTACGTACTCCCGGCGCTGCTTCGCAAATGAGTCCGGCACGGAACTGTACAAGAGTTCATCGACGCGATCCTGCTCGCTCTCCCAGGCGTCCCCCTCAAGGAACTCCTGAAGCGCATCGAATTCAGGGGTATCTACACTCCGCTGGAGTTCGTCGAGACCTCGATTGTAGGACCAGAGCATTGGAATTGGGGTACCATTCAGTTTGAATACAAAGTCGACGGATTCCTTCGATCCGGCCCAGAACTTGACTACACCGCGTTTCGGATCATGTGGATGATTGAGTTCGTTCGACAGCCGGATCGTGTGATCGAACGCGACCGCCTTCGCCAGTGCCTCGTCTAGTCCGGGCTCACGCCGGAGCACGTCATTGAGATCATTCCGACAGAACGCGTTCGTGATTCCTGGATCCCGCAGGTAAAATCGGAGTTTCCGCGGACGCTGATTATCGTACTCTTGTGCTGCCGATAGCAGGTGAAGGCGTGAAAGTACACGGAGATACTTATCTCGGAGGGTTCGGCGATCGACATCGAGAACGTCGGTTAGCTCGTCGAAGCGTACATCCCCGGTCGGGTGTTCGTGAGCGGTGAGGGCACAAAACCGCTCCAAGCCGAGCGCGTCCTTTACCCCTCCAAGATTCGTCGTAGCATGAAGGAGGTCGTTTCTGAAGTCCGTGAGTAGCTCTCGCTGATGGGATTCGAAATCGACGTCGTCTCGTCCACGGATTATGTCGACAAACTGCTCCTCGTCAATCGAGACGTCGTCTCCGGCGATCCGGAGCGTCAGCGTTCCCCCGCTCGTACAGTAATTCGCGATCTCCCGCCGGACTGTCGATGAGTCAGTAATGGCGTCGCCGTTCTGGGCTTCAATTTCGGCTACGAATCGGTCAGCGTCCCCCGTTTCGACAGCCTCTCGCAACGCCTTTCGAACTGCGTTCTCATCGAATCGTTCAGTTGATGGTGCGAGTTCGATATCCCGGTATCGCATCTTGAGGAAATCGGAGAAGCCCATGGGATACAGCTCGCGTGTCTCCCCGAGTGGCCCCTCGTTCACTTCTGCAACGTCGGTCTCCTCGAATCGTTCCCGTACGGCTCCTCTCGAAAGCGCCGTGAACACGATCCGGCGTTCATCGTGCTCAGCAATCAAGTCTGTAAGAAGACGTTCCCAGCGACCGATATCTTGATTTCCGCGTTTGTTCGGACGTTCAATCGTATGGAGATCATCTAACAGTATGTAGTGGGGCGACGACCGAGGGCGCCGCAGGACGTGCGTCTCGAAGTGGTCCACGGCTGCTCGGAGCTGGTCTTCCGGCTGAAGTTGGAATACCGGATCATCTCGAAGAGGAATGTACAGAACGTTCGATGGGGGTACGAGGTGGTCTTGAGCCTGTTCACGCCTATCTGCATCTCGAACGAACTTCTCTACGAAATCCGGATCAATATGCGCAGAGACTAGTTGCTTGAGGAGGGCGCTTTTCCCAGCCCCGTCAGGCCCGGTAATGGGAATCAACCGCCGTTGCTGCTGATGGAGGTCGTCGTATGTCTGGTGAAAAATATTCTGGAGCGATGAATATTCCCCCGTTAGGCTCGCCTCTCGGCTACGCTCCCACCACGGGTTGTATTCCTCAAGTCGCTGGATGAGAATCTGCCCAGAAGTGAAGGACTCCGAGTCAAATTCCATAATTCAGTCTCAATTCTACCATTAATCCACATAGCTATGTTTCTTCGCATCCCACTATCTCAGGTCCTTTCCGCTATACATGTTGTTTTATAATACCTCCCCAGTATTCGTAAGCCAATGAGTAGCGAGAAGCCTCGATGGGAAAATTATGACCGCGAGGAAGCGGAGAAGTATAGCGGCTTCATACTTGGGTCAGCCTCAACGGCGACAAATTTCATCAATAAATCTTCTGATCCGAAAGCATTGAGATATGTGGTTGAAGAACTCACGGTTGATCGAAACGTTTCTGGTGATAATAATGAGGTCAGGAAAGCATTACTAACCTCGACGGATACACCATTTGAAGTTAAACAGACTGTCGCACAACGGAACTACAACCTGGGTGAGACACTCGTCCCGGATACAGTCAAGAAGAACGCGCTCACAGCTATCGAAGTCGGGAAGCCGATCGTTCTCTACGGCCCGACCGGCACCGGAAAGACATACTTCGCTAAGCAGCTTGCACTGGAGGCGTGCATCGACTACTCTATCCACACTGCGACGCCAACGTGGACGCCTGCAGATATCACCGGTAGCATCCAACCGGAGACGGACAAGGATGGGGATATCAAGTACCGTCGTCAGGCTGGTTGCGTCTCACAGGGCATCGAGAAAGCAAACGAGTATCAAGACAACTGGGGAGTCATTATCGACGAAATCACTCGGGCTGATATCTCCCAGGTGTTCGGTCCGCTGTATACCGCCATCGAGGACGAAGACCAGGTGATATTCCGTAATGACGACGGAGACCCGCTCACGCTCACCGATGACGTCAAGATCATCTGTACAATGAATATGTCGGACCGGACGGTGAACGAGCTCGACAATGCAATCACCCGTCGCTTCGCGATGATAGAACTCAGTCGCTACGGTGACGAGGAACGGGCCTCCCTGTTTGACCGCTGGATCGGAGAACTCGGATCCGATGTGGACATTGATCGCGACAAACTACAGGAACTCTTCGAGAGCCACCACCAAGGGATCAATGAGGGGACAACCACGAGCGGTGAGGACGGAATTATGGAGTTCGGGCCGATGCACTACGAAGACGTCACCCAGTTCCTCAAGCACGCCTGTGGGAACGGTGGACCGTACACAGGTGAAGAAGACGTCGCGGTCGGGCAGGCATTTGCGACCTATATTGCGCCCCGTCTCCTGAACACAGCGGCCTTGCCCCAGATCAATCGCCTTGCGAGTCACTACGAGACGCTCGACAACCAGTTTGAAGCATTCGACCTCAGTCCCGCTATGAACCTCGCGAACCAGCAAGCAGAGGCTGAGGAACGCGAGATGGGCGTCAGCGCCTATGAGTAAGGCTGTCCGCTACGACTACGGAACGTCGCTCTGCTCCGTCCAGGAGAATCGAAAGCTCATCATCGAGGACTGCGATCCGGATACGATCAATACCGAACTTCGGGCGGCGAACTTTGTTCGAGAAGGAAGCAAATTCGTCAAGAAGCGGCCTCGACTACGGACTCGATCCGGGCGAAATACCGATACGGATGCGCTTCAGGTTCTTTCGGTACGCCTCGTAGGTGACACACTCCATGTCAAGCCCTCAGACATCGTCGGCATCGTGAGGCTCGTCCCGGGGATGAGTGTTCAGGTCGAACCCAAAGTCGATTGGGAGCACGTCATCCAGATGCTCCTTACGGTCTACGACATCGACAGGACGCAGTCGTATTATGGGGTTCCACTCGACGAACTGGTGTCCAGCGGCATTGAATCCGCTCGCATTATCGCCATCCTGGCGATCAACTATGTTCGTGGCGTCCGAACGATCCGACGCGAGGGGTTCATTCGGGACCTCAATATTCATCGTCGAAACGGATTCGAGGGACTGGGCTCAATCGATGTCGAGCAGACGCTTATGAATCACGCTACCGGGAATCCGGCCCCGACCTGGGTCGAAACACAGGTCGAGTACGCTAACCCTGTGAATTCGGCGATTCATATGGCCGGGAAACTCCTCCTCAGACTGCTCCAGCAAGACCAAGACGGTCATCAGCACCCCCGTCAGGATGTGCTTCTTTCCATGGTTCATCAGGAGGTGGAACGGATGGAAGAGTTGGGAATTCAGAGTAGTCAGAAGCAAATCGGCGGCTATCGCCGGCTCTCCCTCCAAGATCTCCCCCGACAGCGCCATTACTACCGACGAGCCTTCCACACTGCCCAATCAATTCTCTCCTCGACGTTGCTTGGTCAGGCTGGCGGTGGCCCAGAGGAACTCCTCGTCGATTATGCGCTGAGCATGAATATACTGTTCCAGGATTATTCCAATCGAATTCTCAACCGGAAAATCGAAGCCCTACGCCGGATCGACTATCTGGACCAGCTGTCGGGAGTCAAATGTAAACCTGAGCCGTTGATCTATCCCTTTGCTGGAAACGCCGACGCCCGACATCAACCTGATCACCTCCTCACGGACGGGGAAGAAACGCTCGCGGTACTGGACTCCAAGTATTATCGGGAGGGCAAGAATCCAGCTAACGATTCTGGGTCCCGATCGAGGATGTTTGCGTACGCCTATCTCACAGAGACCGACCGGATGGCATTCCTCTGCCCCCAGTATCGCAATGTTCGGCTACCCGTACAACACACTGGGGCAGAGATAGAGGTCGTTTCGCCTGACGGTGACTTCACTTGTGAGGACTACGAGGATGGGATCCGAAAGTATATTTTGGAGACGCTGGCGATCAGCTATCCTGAGCTCCACGTTTTCGAGGCGACGACCGATGCGCACCTCAGTCTCAGTGGCGTTTCAGAGGAGGCCCTCTCGGAGGTCCACGATACGAACGGCCCGTTTAGTATCAGCAATCCCGCCACGTTCGCTGACCGGGTCATCGCGGCGATTGCATTTGCGTCCTATGGACCAAACAAACCGGAACTAGAGAATCAGGGCCGGTGGACAAAGTCCCGAATCAAAGAGGCATGTGCAAAGACCGATGAGGAAGACCATCCAAAATACCCGCAACATGAGACGACGTGCGTTCCGATATACGATCCTGGCGGGAATGACGACCATGGGACTGTGACTTTGCACTTCCTCAAGTCAGACCAAGAGGGAACCTCAGTAAGCACAGAAGGGCCATTTCCCCTGATGTAAGTCGTTGATGGTGTTACACGCGAAACGGTGCAACGAGCCATCCCGAATCCCGCTTCTTGATTTGCCGACCAAAAATTGGCTCCAAGGAGTAGAACTCATCATCGATTTCTACGTCGAACGAGTCACCGGCACCCTGGACATCACCGTCGACAACGAACTGAATCGCTGGTAACGGACGCTGGCTGTTGAGATAATCCATCTCTTGTCGCATCGTGGAAACCAGCTGGTCACGAAGATCATCGTCGTCTGTAAGGACGTCCTCGAGTCCCGCTACGCAGATCTCGTCAGGGAGATCTCGATTCTCGAGCTTCGTTACGAACTCTTCGACAGGAACTCGGTATTCGGCAGACTCTCGCTCACCGCTAACGATGATATTGTACATCCCCGCCACTGCGTCGATATTGCTCATGCCACCACCAACGTCTCACAGGGGTGTAAAATATGTTAGTCTCTGAGGAGCTGACGGAACGTCTCGTCCCCAGTGATGTCCGCAAGTTCAGATGCAACGTCCATCATTTCGCCAGTAACCTCCAGTTCACGGCGACCATCCCTCAGTTTGGTTTCGTCATCAGCGTCGTATCTGAGGAGCTGTACTTGTCCAAGAGCAGAGAGTTCGTCAGGGTCCTTAGCTTGGAGGTAGGAAAGCCGTTGCTCATCGTGCCATCGTAACAGCGTGAAGCCGTCTGCGGTGTCGAAAAGCGCCCGTTCCTGGAGGTCATTTGGGCTAATCTGTGTTCCTCTGCACAGGCGGTTCACATCGTTAAGTGTGGGGTTCTTCATTGCTAAGAGACTCAGATAGATTTCGTCGGGAGAAACGTCACCGGCGATGATGTCATAGATCTCGGCGACAACATCACTAGCGGACATGACCGTTCCGTCGCGGTGGACCTTTCCGTGATGGTTTGAATACTCACGGAAACACCGTCCAAGTTCGACGACGTTGATATCGCCTTCGGAGATGGTTTGTCCTTCCCGAATCTCCTCCCGTGTCCGTTGAGCAGTCCTGTGCATCTGCCGTCGGAGTGCAGACCAACTGATCGGGTCGCGATCCGACGCAGGTCGTGCGACCACGATCACGCTGAAGCTGAGCCCGTCACCCATTACGAACTCGCTGAGATTGGCCGAAATTGGATACGTCGCAGTTACGTCAAATCCTTCGTCGCACAGTGATTCTAGGAGCATCCCCCAGGACTCTTTCCCGCTGTGACGATACGTGAAGGCGAGGATGCCATCGTCTTTTAGCACGTCACCCATCCGCGAGAACGACTGCTTGAGCTCCCTCTCGAAGGTAGCTCCGTCTTTGTCGATAGCCGGATTCGCGACGATACTCTCTTCGCGAGGCGTCGTTTCGGGGTTGAAGCAGGGATACTCGTCGGCTAGAAGCAGCCGTTGCCAGACGTAAAAGAAGTCTGAGACCTCTGAATAGACGACATTGTCGTAGTATGGGGGATCAGTGATGATAGCGTCGTACTCCGATTCGAGCTCGACGTCCCGGACGTCGCCTTGGTGGAGTGTGTACTCGCCTCCGACTGGGTTCTCAAACGAAGCCGTCTCTTTAAGCTCTCCGTCCTCGAGGTAGCGTTCCGTCGGATGGTGGGCGAACTCGACGGCATTGACGATTTTCTCCCATGTATTCTTGAACGTGCCTCGGCCAGCTCTGGTTCCCCAGACGTTGTTTTCCGCATACTCAACCTGGGGTTGGTAGGTGTTCTGTCTGAAGATCCCCTCGATTTTCGTTCCGGAGATATTATAGATGGAAAAGTTATTCTGGAACATCAAGGAATCGCTGAAGGCGAGGAGGAGATACTCCTTGATAGTCTGATCGTCGACGTCATCGATTGCAGAGAGCAGCGTCGAAAGACAGTAGAGCTGGCGATCATTGAACATGTCCGACCACGTCTCGTAGCCGTGGCGGAAGACATCGTTTCCATTTATTCGAGATGCTGCTGTGATCGCGCCTTCGGGGATTTCGCCCTGTGGGACATACGCCTTCAGGTCCTCTGCAGAGTGCCACGCCTCGCTGGTGCGATCGAACTTGGTACGGTCTTCCTCGGTCGCCGCTTTGTAACCCTTGTAGGTAGACCGCTCTTTGCCTTCATCCTCACATGACCGACAGTAGTATTCGATCGCATAGAGCTCTTCAGTATACGATTGTCCGTCGGCAATCGCGTCAACAATGGGGTACTGCAAGCCACACGACGAACAACCGTAATTACCGCCTCGCGTCACTGGGCCGTTCGCTGGAACGAACTCGTGTCCGCACTCGGTGCAGATAGACTCACTACGATAATCATCGGTCAGGAAGACCGATTCACACTCAGGACAGTAGACGTTGTACTTGTCATCATTCTCGTAGCGACCGTTTGCGACACGGTAATCTTTGAATAGTGGAATCGTCTCCCCACAGGACGTGCAGTCTAGTTTCCGTACCCAGAACGCATAGACGATGTCTGCAACGTGATCTTCATCGTGAGGGCAGGCTGTCTTGTAGTGGGACTGGAGTTCGTCAGCGACAGCTGTTCTGACATCCTCGAAGGCCCGTTGAAGCTCGTCAATATCGACCTCATGAGCTTCGAGTTCCTTCTTGGAGATGAGCCATGCAACCGGATTCAGGTCGACACCGGTGACGTCAGCCCCAAAGCGGATGGCCTCCATGAGACTCGTTCCGCCACCCATGAACGGATCGAGGACGGTTTTCCCGTCGACGCGAATGTCTTTCGGATACAGCTCCCAGAGCGCGTCTGGATTAGTGAGACTGACCGCCTCGATGAGATCAGAGAGATCCTCAGCGGCGATGTCTTCTGAATCTCCGTCGCCGAAATCGGATAGATTCAGATTTTCCTGATCTGCAGTGTGGATTTCAACGGCGCTGGGATCATCGACTAACGAGTACAGAGAGATCGCCCTGAACACGCTCCCGAGCCGTCTGGCCCACCACTTGTGCATGGTGGACAGCGGCCGATAGTACATCTTGGCGCGTCCCTCTCGATCAGCGAGATCGTTCACCTGCTCGATAGGGAATCCCCGTTCGATAGGGAGCGTATCCCGCGAGTTCGCATCCGGGTCAGACATGATTGATGGTGGCCCCGCTTTCGTATTTGAAGATTGGCGTCATTCGAACTGGATGGTGATGTCGATGCTCGTGGCAGACTCGGGGATGTTCTCCAGAATGTCGGCGACGATCTCGTGAGATTGTCCGAGTTCGAGCTGAAGATCCGTGTGTGCCTGCTGGAACTCAGCGACACCTTGGAGTCCGCCTGGTGCTGCGTCTTCGCCCTCAGTGTTGAACGAGAGCGATCCGTAGGAGACAGAGCCAGACTCGTGTGATTCGTTCCACTCCTGGCGCATCTCAGCTGGACTGTCGCCCTGATATTCGAAGGTCCAGCCCTCTTCCGGAGGGATACGGAAGCCAGCGCCGGGGAACCAGTCTGCTGGATCCTCCGAACCCGTCGCGCCGACGACGTAGTGCGGGTCCTCTTTCCCAAGGTTGGAGAGCAGGAAGTGCTTGACTGCAGCTTCGGGTTCCCCTGCCGCGCAGTCACTCTGGATCGACTGCACCTGGAAAGTAGCTTCCTCCTCGAGGTCGCCGATATAGTTCAGGATGCGCTCACCGATGTCATCGGGAACCATCGGAGCAACGACAACAGAGGTCGGATCACGATCGCCGAGGGTACTGACATAGTCACCTCCGGTTTTGAGTTTGTATCCTTCGGAGAGGAGCGTACTTACTGCGCTGCGGAACGCAGACTCGGTGTTGTCCTGCGGGAGATACACTTCCGTGTCGTTGCGAATGGTCGTCAGCACCTGGCTGGTGTCAGCTTCTCCGGCGGCATCAACCGTCTCCTCGAAGCGATCACGAACCTCGTTCGGGCCGATCGTCTCAGCGTCCGAGACGTCGCGGAGCGTTGCGTCCCAGCGCACCTTGTCAAGGATTTCATTCCCACTGACGAGGACGTAGTGGTCCTCGTTTGTCAGCCGCCCAGCAGCCATCATGACGGCGTCTTTCGGGTCCTGATCGTGGATCCATACATCAGTACGCTTGCGAAGGTCGAGTTCGAACTGCTCTAGGTCGACCTCCTTCTTTCCCGCACCGAATCGACCACGGAGTTCGGATTCGACTTCTTCGGTCGACCACTTCTCGACGTCGTTCTCCAGAACGAGCACCGTGTCCTGAGTCAGACCACGGAGTTCGTCCTTGAAGCCGCTGCCGTCGTGGGCCAGAATCGGTTTATCCTCTAGCCCGTCTTCGACGGCGTTGACAACCGCTTGGACGCTCCCCGGGATGGGATACGTTGGGTCCATTAGGAACTGCTCGTAGATGTCGTCGATGGTCGTCTCGGAACGGCTATCGAGGCGATCGCGGACGATATCCCAGACGTGGCGCTGGAGGTCGAAGGGGTCCGCTTCCGCCGCTGCAGCGATGTTACTGGCGTTGAGGACGGGCTCGGTAGCGACGAAGTTCTCCAGCGACATCTCGGCCGCGTAGTCGAACTCATTGAGAAGGTCGTCACCGTCGATGATTTCTCCGTAGGCGCTCTCCAGGCGCTCTAGGAGGTCGTCCTCGTACTCGTCGTGAAGCTTTGCAATCTCCTCGCGGATCTCATCGGCCAAGTTTTCGTCCTGCTTTCGGATCTCCGCACCGATGACCTCCTTGGCTTTCCCAAGGAACTTCTCCTGCTGCGAGGTGGGCGAGATCGTCTTGCCGTTTTTCGGCTGGACGAATACGAGCGTGTTCCGCCACTGCCGACCAGCAGGCTGATTCTTGATGATCTCACCGACGCTATCCTCATCCCAAGGACCGTTTTTCACGACGGTTTTTATGTTCTGACTGTCGGGAACGTTCTCGAGTTCGCCGTCGACGTTGAACCCGACCGCGTGTGCGCCCGAGCCAAACAGCGTTTCGACCTTGTCGCCGACGAGTTCGATCGCGTCTTCGTCGTCAACGTCACGGGCGGCGTTTTTCACAAGCGAGCGCGGGTTCTCATCCTCGCGGATGACGTAGCGGTCGTCGGAGCGCCAGAGGTGGTAGACCTCGCCTTGGAGGCGCTCGAGGTCGACGATGATGTCGTTGATGCGGTCGCCAGCGTGATAGGTTCCGATGACGATGTCGGAAGTGGTCGCGCCTTCCGCGAGTCCCGGCGTGAGCGAGTAGATGAGAACGGTACTGAGGATAGGCCGGCCGTAGGAGATGTCCGCGTCCGCGAGGCGCTCTCGGATGTCGTCGTAACACCGATCCGGCCGGGAATGTTCGACGTTGATCCGGGTGAGTTCGTCATTGTACTCGACGGCGTCGACTGCGCCGTGCGTGATGAGGTCAGTGTCCTGGTACTGGTCAACGAGTACCTTCGCGAAGAGATAGAGCATCCCCCGGGTTGCCCCTGACTCGGTTTCCGCGAAGTAGCGGGTTTTCAGCGAGTCGATGAGGATCGGGTGGAACGGGTAGGTATCGTACATTTCCTCGCGGAGGCCGTCCGGAAGATCGACGTAGTCCGTATCCGCGTAGGCTTCGATGTACTGGTCGACGAGCGTGCGCATCGCCGACCGGTCGTTGATAGAGTCAACGAGTCGGTGACGGAGGACCTCCCGGATGTCGACCTGATT
This genomic window from Halobiforma lacisalsi AJ5 contains:
- a CDS encoding DUF4143 domain-containing protein, whose amino-acid sequence is MEFDSESFTSGQILIQRLEEYNPWWERSREASLTGEYSSLQNIFHQTYDDLHQQQRRLIPITGPDGAGKSALLKQLVSAHIDPDFVEKFVRDADRREQAQDHLVPPSNVLYIPLRDDPVFQLQPEDQLRAAVDHFETHVLRRPRSSPHYILLDDLHTIERPNKRGNQDIGRWERLLTDLIAEHDERRIVFTALSRGAVRERFEETDVAEVNEGPLGETRELYPMGFSDFLKMRYRDIELAPSTERFDENAVRKALREAVETGDADRFVAEIEAQNGDAITDSSTVRREIANYCTSGGTLTLRIAGDDVSIDEEQFVDIIRGRDDVDFESHQRELLTDFRNDLLHATTNLGGVKDALGLERFCALTAHEHPTGDVRFDELTDVLDVDRRTLRDKYLRVLSRLHLLSAAQEYDNQRPRKLRFYLRDPGITNAFCRNDLNDVLRREPGLDEALAKAVAFDHTIRLSNELNHPHDPKRGVVKFWAGSKESVDFVFKLNGTPIPMLWSYNRGLDELQRSVDTPEFDALQEFLEGDAWESEQDRVDELLYSSVPDSFAKQRREYVQDEQYAGTLDDGGTSVLDGEPAFGVVLTNARESLDDGISVVDDGAKPIIQIPLWVYLRL
- a CDS encoding AAA family ATPase, yielding MSSEKPRWENYDREEAEKYSGFILGSASTATNFINKSSDPKALRYVVEELTVDRNVSGDNNEVRKALLTSTDTPFEVKQTVAQRNYNLGETLVPDTVKKNALTAIEVGKPIVLYGPTGTGKTYFAKQLALEACIDYSIHTATPTWTPADITGSIQPETDKDGDIKYRRQAGCVSQGIEKANEYQDNWGVIIDEITRADISQVFGPLYTAIEDEDQVIFRNDDGDPLTLTDDVKIICTMNMSDRTVNELDNAITRRFAMIELSRYGDEERASLFDRWIGELGSDVDIDRDKLQELFESHHQGINEGTTTSGEDGIMEFGPMHYEDVTQFLKHACGNGGPYTGEEDVAVGQAFATYIAPRLLNTAALPQINRLASHYETLDNQFEAFDLSPAMNLANQQAEAEEREMGVSAYE
- a CDS encoding DUF1156 domain-containing protein, with the protein product MSDPDANSRDTLPIERGFPIEQVNDLADREGRAKMYYRPLSTMHKWWARRLGSVFRAISLYSLVDDPSAVEIHTADQENLNLSDFGDGDSEDIAAEDLSDLIEAVSLTNPDALWELYPKDIRVDGKTVLDPFMGGGTSLMEAIRFGADVTGVDLNPVAWLISKKELEAHEVDIDELQRAFEDVRTAVADELQSHYKTACPHDEDHVADIVYAFWVRKLDCTSCGETIPLFKDYRVANGRYENDDKYNVYCPECESVFLTDDYRSESICTECGHEFVPANGPVTRGGNYGCSSCGLQYPIVDAIADGQSYTEELYAIEYYCRSCEDEGKERSTYKGYKAATEEDRTKFDRTSEAWHSAEDLKAYVPQGEIPEGAITAASRINGNDVFRHGYETWSDMFNDRQLYCLSTLLSAIDDVDDQTIKEYLLLAFSDSLMFQNNFSIYNISGTKIEGIFRQNTYQPQVEYAENNVWGTRAGRGTFKNTWEKIVNAVEFAHHPTERYLEDGELKETASFENPVGGEYTLHQGDVRDVELESEYDAIITDPPYYDNVVYSEVSDFFYVWQRLLLADEYPCFNPETTPREESIVANPAIDKDGATFERELKQSFSRMGDVLKDDGILAFTYRHSGKESWGMLLESLCDEGFDVTATYPISANLSEFVMGDGLSFSVIVVARPASDRDPISWSALRRQMHRTAQRTREEIREGQTISEGDINVVELGRCFREYSNHHGKVHRDGTVMSASDVVAEIYDIIAGDVSPDEIYLSLLAMKNPTLNDVNRLCRGTQISPNDLQERALFDTADGFTLLRWHDEQRLSYLQAKDPDELSALGQVQLLRYDADDETKLRDGRRELEVTGEMMDVASELADITGDETFRQLLRD
- a CDS encoding DUF499 domain-containing protein, with protein sequence MSAEGTLNTKIDDVLTLSPELTEGGSLIKGQIRLYDVDSDADTLESDAERFFDRTLLTGGLEDSMKRLRDTLEGEDNTRIHEMYGPYGTGKSHQMVAMYHCFQSPDVVSDWADGRIEGLGDALPDDAVPIVVSLQKKQYQYLWEPLFDALDYEPDESEYDDEGGYPTIDVIKDAVGDRTVAFFMDELEDFFQALKGQRKGANKGFLQALLETSTSPDTELYSFVSVLREGSDVHDILSRQQRVEVNMSNQVDIREVLRHRLVDSINDRSAMRTLVDQYIEAYADTDYVDLPDGLREEMYDTYPFHPILIDSLKTRYFAETESGATRGMLYLFAKVLVDQYQDTDLITHGAVDAVEYNDELTRINVEHSRPDRCYDDIRERLADADISYGRPILSTVLIYSLTPGLAEGATTSDIVIGTYHAGDRINDIIVDLERLQGEVYHLWRSDDRYVIREDENPRSLVKNAARDVDDEDAIELVGDKVETLFGSGAHAVGFNVDGELENVPDSQNIKTVVKNGPWDEDSVGEIIKNQPAGRQWRNTLVFVQPKNGKTISPTSQQEKFLGKAKEVIGAEIRKQDENLADEIREEIAKLHDEYEDDLLERLESAYGEIIDGDDLLNEFDYAAEMSLENFVATEPVLNASNIAAAAEADPFDLQRHVWDIVRDRLDSRSETTIDDIYEQFLMDPTYPIPGSVQAVVNAVEDGLEDKPILAHDGSGFKDELRGLTQDTVLVLENDVEKWSTEEVESELRGRFGAGKKEVDLEQFELDLRKRTDVWIHDQDPKDAVMMAAGRLTNEDHYVLVSGNEILDKVRWDATLRDVSDAETIGPNEVRDRFEETVDAAGEADTSQVLTTIRNDTEVYLPQDNTESAFRSAVSTLLSEGYKLKTGGDYVSTLGDRDPTSVVVAPMVPDDIGERILNYIGDLEEEATFQVQSIQSDCAAGEPEAAVKHFLLSNLGKEDPHYVVGATGSEDPADWFPGAGFRIPPEEGWTFEYQGDSPAEMRQEWNESHESGSVSYGSLSFNTEGEDAAPGGLQGVAEFQQAHTDLQLELGQSHEIVADILENIPESATSIDITIQFE